A DNA window from Fragaria vesca subsp. vesca linkage group LG3, FraVesHawaii_1.0, whole genome shotgun sequence contains the following coding sequences:
- the LOC101304946 gene encoding BTB/POZ domain-containing protein At5g47800-like, translating into MKFMKIGTKPDTFYTERATRSVASDVPSDLLIQINNVSYLLHKFPLLPKCGLLQQLCCDSGGPEKVNIELHDIPGGEEAFELCAKFCYGIKINLSAYNIVPAYCAAKFLGMTESVEKGNFVLKLEAFLNSCILEGWKDSIITLQSTVKLPDWSENLGIIRKCIDSIVEKILTPPPKVTWSYTYTRPGYNKKHHHPVPKDWWTEDISDLDIDLFRCIVTAVRSTYMLPPQLIGEALHVYACRWLPDTTNIRPPLDQNSDSNQDETLMEKNRRIVDNIASMIPGDQGSVSVGFLLRLLNIANYLGGVSPVTKTELLRRSSLQLEEATVNDLLIPSHSPTDPEFYDIDLVLSLLQSFLMRWKRQSPAAAAENSHHFFRTIRKVGKIIDSYLQVVATDANMPVSKMATLAEALPDIAREDHDDIYKAINIYLKEHSDLSKADKKRLCRILDCQKLSPEVRAHAVKNERLPLRIVVQVLFFEQERGSNSKAAVTSHRLPDRLVGQLSSSGKQTSTTSRSEDHAAKLRTGGDDEKLSMGKGTRRTNNAVSESTNALGTRGIYEQRKRSEAKSAAEIKERKAVKRGEIQEVEEVDLGREIRELGIISAGSKLDAHKMINKGSRSSDHGRDKAKDR; encoded by the exons ATGAAGTTTATGAAAATTGGGACTAAGCCGGACACCTTCTACACTGAACGAGCTACCAG GTCTGTAGCTTCAGATGTACCCAGCGACCTTCTCATACAAATCAACAACGTCAGTTATCTTCTCCATAAG TTTCCATTGCTTCCAAAATGTGGGCTGTTACAGCAGCTTTGCTGTGATTCTGGTGGTCCAGAAAAAGTGAACATAGAGCTTCACGACATTCCTGGAGGCGAAGAAGCTTTTGAGCTGTGTGCTAAGTTCTGTTATGGAATAAAAATAAATCTCAGTGCCTATAACATTGTACCTGCATATTGTGCTGCTAAATTCCTTGGAATGACTGAATCTGTAGAGAAGGGAAATTTTGTCCTAAAACTCGAGGCTTTCCTCAACTCATGCATTCTCGAAGGTTGGAAAGACTCCATCATCACACTACAAAGTACTGTTAAGTTGCCTGACTGGTCTGAGAATCTTGGAATCATCAGAAAGTGCATCGATTCAATTGTTGAAAAAATCCTAACACCCCCACCAAAG GTGACATGGTCCTACACATATACCAGACCTGGTTACAACAAAAAGCATCATCATCCTGTCCCCAAGGATTGGTGGACAGAGGATATATCAGACCTTGATATAGACCTGTTTCGATGCATAGTTACTGCTGTTAGATCAACATATATGCTGCCACCACAGCTCATTGGTGAGGCTTTGCATGTATACGCTTGTCGTTGGCTACCAGACACCACAAACATTAGACCTCCTCTGGATCAAAATAGCGATTCTAATCAGGATGAAACATTAATGGAAAAGAATCGACGGATTGTTGATAACATTGCTAGCATGATTCCTGGAGATCAGGGATCGGTTTCAGTTGGTTTCTTGCTAAGGCTTCTTAATATTGCAAACTATTTAGGTGGAGTGTCTCCGGTGACAAAGACAGAACTCCTGAGGAGATCCAGTTTACAACTTGAAGAGGCGACCGTGAATGACCTGCTTATTCCTTCACACTCACCCACTGACCCTGAATTTTATGATATTGACTTGGTATTGTCACTCTTGCAAAGTTTCTTGATGAGATGGAAAAGACAATCCCCTGCAGCAGCTGCAGAAAACAGCCACCACTTTTTCAGGACAATTAGAAAGGTTGGGAAGATCATTGATTCTTACCTACAAGTCGTCGCAACAGATGCCAACATGCCAGTATCAAAAATGGCAACTCTTGCAGAAGCTTTGCCAGATATTGCTAGGGAAGACCATGATGACATCTACAAGGCTATCAACATTTATCTAAAG GAGCATTCTGATCTGAGCAAGGCAGACAAGAAGCGGCTGTGCCGCATTTTAGACTGCCAGAAGTTGTCACCAGAGGTACGTGCTCATGCTGTCAAAAATGAGAGGCTACCATTGAGGATTGTTGTGCAAGTCCTCTTCTTTGAGCAAGAGAGAGGGTCCAACTCTAAGGCAGCAGTGACATCTCATAGACTACCAGACCGGCTGGTGGGGCAACTTTCCAGCTCAGGAAAACAAACATCAACTACTAGCAGATCTGAAGATCATGCAGCTAAGCTAAGAACGGGTGGAGATGATGAAAAACTCAGTATGGGGAAGGGCACGAGAAGAACCAATAATGCAGTTTCTGAAAGCACTAATGCTCTTGGAACGAGAGGTATTTATGAGCAAAGGAAAAGATCAGAAGCAAAGTCTGCAGCGGAAATCAAGGAAAGGAAGGCAGTGAAAAGGGGTGAGATACAAGAAGTGGAAGAAGTAGATTTGGGAAGAGAAATCAGGGAGCTGGGAATAATATCAGCTGGGAGCAAGTTGGACGCTCACAAGATGATAAACAAGGGAAGTAGATCATCAGACCATGGCCGCGACAAAGCCAAAGACAGATAG